In Podospora pseudoanserina strain CBS 124.78 chromosome 5, whole genome shotgun sequence, a single window of DNA contains:
- the ATG9 gene encoding autophagy protein atg9 (COG:U; EggNog:ENOG503NXZS; BUSCO:EOG092615CC), translating to MPPKLFSKMPTTQGRSFYEELRGHDSEGYDGGSRAGLLDEENLNHNFQDYDLDHVEGLTVDDSRATLAGLRKTPASKVPPGHQNDRSMWLAHDDDADNDVPPSLLVEPRGAHPAGKPKRKQSRQAAYTMPGSSSARAKWKTTQVHQPLHNDEPFTQSHRGNGAPGSLFSGSASLDAKKMAEWRWANVQNLDKFIKEVYDYYRGCGIKAIITERVLHLGNVAFIAVLLTFLTQCVDYSLVRGSQKLSQIIVPQCTRKMSGWWNLGLWLFAFYFIWKAIQYILDLHRLFHVRDFYTHLLNIPDHDMQTITWQEVVARVMALRNQNSQTATTLTPLQRHFIGSQSKERLDASDIANRIMRRENYLIALFNKDILDLTIPLPFLRNRQYFSRTLEWTLMFSVLDMVFDEKGQVNQKFLRADRRGEISEKLRSRFQFAGIMILVLSPFVSLYLVIYYFLMYYHEIQKNPSVLSSRSYTPLAEWKFREFNELPHLFQKRLDMSKAFATHYMDQFPKVKTEMVAKSVAFVSGALATVLAIASVFDPELFLGFEITPDRTVLFYTAIFGSIWAVAHGMQSQDDAVFDPEYAMRNVIEYTHYEPDHWKDRLHSYDIKLEFAELYKPKIVIFLEEILGILTTPFVLFFSLPKCSDQIIDFFREFTLHIDGLGYVCTFAEFDFKKAMANAKKPSDGGDVRDEYYSAKHGKMEASYYGFIGNYGNFALNPKGAPGSHLPPGMRNQFHPPPAWPGLNSPPLGADMQTSRMGRSEFRSMSRAPGQGLRPGPSMVAPSPMASILLDPHHLPPSHLVNPGRASHPHRVQQNRRPDESNIIEESLEDEERGREGVNRHDDEEVYGHEDGMDESAWQTSPARTLSRDNSAIEGSGTAEAGVVDMIYQFNQAQFTRNGV from the exons ATGCCTCCGAAGCTGTTTTCAAAGATGCCCACCACACAGGGGCGGTCATTCTACGAAGAGCTTCGAGGGCACGACTCTGAAGGATATGACGGGGGATCGCGAGCTGGACTTCTTGACGAAGAAAATCTCAATCACAACTTCCAAGACTATGATCTGGATCATGTGGAGGGCCTCACCGTTGATGATAGTCGTGCGACGCTAGCAGGTTTACGAAAGACACCGGCGTCGAAAGTCCCACCGGGGCACCAAAATGACCGGTCGATGTGGCTCGCGCACGACGACGATGCCGACAACGATGTTCCGCCCTCGCTCCTGGTCGAACCTCGAGGCGCTCACCCAGCAGGGAAGCCCAAAAGAAAGCAGAGTCGACAAGCTGCCTATACCATGCCCGGCTCATCCAGCGCGCGAGCAAAATGGAAAACAACTCAAgtccaccaacccctccacaacgATGAGCCATTCACACAGAGTCACCGGGGTAACGGCGCCCCGGGCTCTCTGTTCTCTGGGAGCGCATCTCTCGAtgcgaagaagatggcggaATGGAGATGGGCAAATGTCCAGAACCTCGACAAGTTTATCAAAGAGGTCTACGATTATTACAGGGGATGTGGTATCAAGGCGATAATAACCGAACGGGTGCTGCATCTTGG GAACGTGGCTTTCATAGCTGTCCTCTTGACCTTCCTCACGCAATGTGTTGACTACAGTCTTGTCCGCGGAAGCCAGAAGCTCTCGCAGATCATCGTTCCACAGTGCACTAGAAAGAtgtcggggtggtggaatCTTGGCCTCTGGCTCTTTGCATTCTACTTCATATGGAAGGCAATCCAGTATATCTTGGACCTCCACCGGCTATTTCATGTCCGTGACTTTTACACACATTTGCTTAACATCCCGGACCACGACATGCAGACTATCACCTGGCAAGAAGTGGTGGCACGCGTAATGGCTCTACGAAACCAGAACTCACAGACGGCAACCACCTTGACCCCGTTGCAAAGACATTTCATTGGCAGCCAGTCCAAAGAAAGGCTAGATGCGTCCGACATTGCGAATCGCATCATGAGACGTGAAAACTATCTCATTGCCCTGTTCAACAAGGACATTTTGGACCTCACTATTCCGCTGCCGTTCCTGCGAAATCGGCAGTACTTCTCTCGTACTCTGGAGTGGACTTTGATGTTCAGTGTTCTCGACATGGTGTTTGACGAGAAGGGCCAGGTCAACCAGAAATTCCTGCGAGCCGACCGCAGAGGGGAGATAAGCGAGAAACTGCGCTCACGGTTCCAGTTTGCTGGCATCATGATTCTAGTGTTATCGCCTTTCGTGTCGCTCTATCTTGTCATCTATTACTTTTTGATGTACTATCAT GAAATCCAAAAGAACCCGTCTGTATTGTCATCTCGGTCGTATACACCCCTTGCCGAGTGGAAATTTCGCGAGTTCAACGAGCTACCACACCTTTTCCAAAAGCGTCTGGACATGTCGAAAGCTTTTGCAACGCATTATATGGATCAGTTCCCAAAGGTTAAGACCGAGATGGTAGCCAAATCCGTCGCATTTGTCTCGGGAGCGTTGGCAACCGTGTTGGCCATTGCATCTGTTTTCGATCCTGAACTTTTCCTCGGCTTCGAGATCACACCGGATCGCACCGTGCTCTTCTACACGGCCATTTTTGGTAGTATCTGGGCGGTTGCCCACGGCATGCAGTCTCAGGACGATGCAGTCTTCGACCCGGAATATGCCATGCGCAACGTGATCGAGTACACACACTACGAACCCGACCACTGGAAGGATAGACTGCACAGTTATGACATTAAGCTTGAGTTTGCTGAGCTATACAAACCCAAGATCGTTATCTTTCTGGAGGAGATTTTGGGCATCCTGACAACGCCGTTTGTCCTTTTTTTCAGCCTTCCCAAGTGCAGCGACCAGATTATCGACTTTTTCCGGGAGTTCACGCTTCACATTGACGGACTAGGCTATGTGTGCACCTTTGCCGAATTCGATTTCAAGAAGGCCATGGCGAACGCAAAGAAGCcgagtgatggtggtgacgtACGCGACGAGTACTACTCAGCCAAACATGGGAAGATGGAAGCATCGTACTACGGGTTCATCGGGAATTATGGCAACTTTGCTCTCAACCCAAAGGGCGCCCCAGGATCACATCTCCCACCGGGAATGCGGAATCAATTTCACCCTCCGCCAGCCTGGCCTGGTCTGAACTCGCCGCCTCTTGGTGCTGACATGCAGACTTCCCGGATGGGTCGTAGTGAGTTTCGATCAATGAGCAGGGCTCCCGGCCAAGGTCTGCGCCCTGGGCCAAGTATGGTGGCTCCTTCTCCCATGGCGTCGATTCTCCTGGATCCGCATCACTTGCCGCCATCGCACCTTGTGAACCCGGGCCGGGCCTCGCATCCACACCGAGTTCAGCAAAACAGACGCCCCGATGAAAGCAACATCATCGAGGAGTCtctggaagatgaagaacGAGGTAGGGAGGGTGTCAATCGtcacgacgatgaagaggtGTACGGCCATGAAGATGGCATGGATGAATCGGCCTGGCAGACATCACCGGCCAGAACCTTGAGCAGGGACAACAGCGCAATCGAGGGTAGTGGGACTGCGGAGGCGGGAGTTGTGGACATGATTTATCAATTCAACCAGGCCCAGTTCACTCGGAACGGCGTTTGA
- the COG6 gene encoding Golgi transport complex subunit 6 (BUSCO:EOG09260KCB; COG:U; EggNog:ENOG503NV7G), translated as MAIQLPSCNSILHTSYLNELLKVDAVLSIVPRQTSLFPSHHSGLLRMASSGSAPTASLAAKTPNPLSSKVTSVLSSSYADTEFRGALTLLDERGVLNTPDTRRQLRLDLQKEVIDSNGEIIDEFSKVSEQLRRIGATIGRLNESFNEMKREIGTAHQATSSSLEEASRLMIQKQQVEQKQTLLKAFKGNFILSDDEAAALTLMSEPVNDLYFATLAKAKKITKDCELLLGFENQTLGLEVMELASKNLNLGFQKLYKWVQKEFKTLNLENPQIGSSIRRALRVLAERPTLFQNCLDYFAEAREHILSDSFYTALTGSSASGVENTSIKPIELVAHDTLRYVGDMLAWVHSAAVSEREALEGLFIGEAEQIKKGIQAGRENEIWRLADEEGDGASDFDAVKTLNDLVDRDVSGAVRILRQRVEQVIQTNEETILAYELANLLNFYKSMFSKLLGPGSSLVDSLGLLEAEALRQFRSLARDHVAALQGDFVQTPTELRPPEFLFEALEQLSAIMKTYETSLASFAEKEADFETIMVEAFDPFMSGCATMAQTLQPPSDSVFLVNCFLTALNSLAPFEFTPTRTTQLQAKFETERSHLVESQYAFFRKESGLDALITALSILGNGAEDVEKVPLLEAAQAPALTQAGQLLDDFLPSALMDAMENLKHLQDSKLVQQITEEAAERFCVDFEQVEEKLMLADELAEQKQGNADELQSLRALFPRTSGEIRVLLS; from the exons ATGGCGATACAGCTTCCCTCCTGTAATTCAATACTTCATACATCATACCTTAACGAGCTCCTGAAGGTAGATGCTGTTCTCAGCATCGTGCCTCGCCAAACCTCCCTTTTTCCAAGTCACCACTCCGGGCTGCTTCGAATGGCTTCTTCAGGCTCCGCGCCAACTGCTTCATTAGCAGCAAAGACCCCAAACCCTCTGTCATCAAAAGTCACCAGCGTTCTGTCATCTTCCTATGCAGACACCGAGTTTCGAGGGGCACTTACTTTATTAGATGAACGGGGTGTCCTCAACACACCCGACACTCGACGCCAGCTTCGTCTGGACCTGCAAAAGGAGGTGATAGATAGCAATGGCGAAATCATCGATGAGTTCTCCAAGGTTTCCGAG CAACTTCGGCGTATTGGTGCCACCATTGGCAGACTCAATGAGAGTTTCAATGAGATGAAAAGGGAGATTGGTACCGCTCATCAGGCAACATCATCTAGTCTAGAGGAAGCATCACGTCTCATGATTCAAAAGCAACAAGTTGAGCAAAAACAGACTCTTCTCAAAGCCTTCAAGGGCAATTTCATCCTTTCCGACGATGAGGCGGCTGCTCTCACGCTCATGTCAGAACCAGTCAATGACCTCTATTTTGCTACCCTCGCAAAAGCTAAAAAGATCACCAAAGACTGCGAGCTACTTCTTGGGTTTGAGAATCAGACTTTGGGCTTGGAGGTGATGGAACTGGCTTCAAAAAATCTCAACCTGGGCTTCCAGAAGCTGTACAAGTGGGTACAGAAGGAGTTCAAGACGTTGAATCTTGAAAACCCACAAATTGGCTCATCAATCCGGCGAGCTCTTCGAGTGTTGGCCGAAAGACCTACACTGTTTCAAAACTGTTTGGACTATTTTGCAGAAGCTCGCGAACATATCCTGTCCGACTCGTTCTACACAGCATTAACCGGGAGCTCGGCATCTGGCGTGGAGAACACCTCGATCAAACCCATCGAGTTAGTGGCGCACGACACCTTGAGATATGTAGGAGACATGCTTGCTTGGGTGCATTCAGCAGCTGTGAGCGAGCGAGAGGCACTGGAAGGTCTCTTCATTGGAGAGGCCGAGCAGATTAAGAAGGGCATCCAAGCCGGCAGAGAGAACGAAATATGGCGACtggcggacgaggagggtgatggtgcaAGCGATTTTGATGCCGTTAAGACATTGAACGATCTGGTTGACCGAGACGTCTCCGGAGCAGTCCGCATATTACGACAGCGGGTCGAACAGGTCATTCAGACAAACGAGGAAACAATCCTGGCATACGAACTCGCGAATCTGCTCAATTTCTACAAAAGCATGTTTTCGAAACTGCTGGGTCCTGGCTCGAGTTTGGTGGATTCTCTTGGGTTACTGGAGGCTGAAGCCCTACGGCAGTTTCGGTCGCTGGCTCGTGACCACGTTGCGGCTCTCCAGGGGGATTTCGTCCAGACTCCTACAGAACTTCGACCCCCAGAGTTTTTGTTCGAGGCGTTGGAGCAGCTGTCTGCCATTATGAAGACATACGAAACCTCACTCGCTTCATTTGCTGAAAAGGAAGCAGATTTTGAAACTATCATGGTGGAGGCCTTCGACCCATTCATGTCAGGTTGCGCAACCATGGCGCAGACATTACAGCCCCCCTCTGACtccgtcttcctcgtcaactGCTTTCTCACAGCTCTGAATTCGCTGGCACCCTTTGAGTTCACGCCCACACGAACAACTCAGTTGCAGGCCAAATTTGAAACTGAGCGGTCACACCTTGTGGAAAGCCAGTATGCATTTTTCCGTAAGGAATCCGGCCTAGATGCACTCATCACAGCACTCAGTATCTTGGGCAATGGAGCAGAAGACGTGGAGAAGGTGCCGTTGCTTGAGGCGGCCCAAGCACCTGCACTGACACAGGCTGGGCAATTGCTTGATGATTTCCTACCCTCGGCGCTGATGGATGCCATGGAGAATCTCAAGCACTTGCAGGATTCCAAACTGGTCCAGCAAATCACCGAAGAGGCTGCCGAGAGGTTCTGTGTCGACTTCGAGCAGGTGGAAGAGaagttgatgttggcagATGAGCTGGCCGAACAGAAGCAGGGCAACGCTGACGAGCTTCAAAGCTTACGGGCATTATTTCCGAGAACTTCTGGGGAGATTCGTGTCCTGTTGTCGTAG